The genomic stretch CGCAAGGACGGTAGCAGTGGTAGTACCATCGCCCGCCTGGTCAGCTGTTTTAGAAGCCACTTCCTTTACCATCTGGGCACCCATGTTCTCAATGGGGTCTTCCAGTTCAATTTCTTTGGCAACGGTAACGCCGTCCTTGGTTACAGTGGGTGCACCAAATTTGCGTTCCAGCACTACGTTACGGCCTTTGGGGCCCAGGGTTACTTTTACGGCATTGGCCAGCGTATCAACGCCTTTCTTCATTTTATTCCTTGCTTCAATATCGAAGAATATCATTTTAGACATAGTAGATCATTTTGAGTTTTTAGTTAATTGAGATTTGATTCATGATGCAGGATACATGATACCGGATGGCTCTTTTAAATTTCAGGGCCTTACCCTGTATCCGGTATCCCGGATCGGTTTTACTATCAGCCCACCTTCATCAAAATATCAGAAGAGCGCATCATTAAGAGATCCTCTCCTTCCAACGTGATTTCTGTGCCGGCATATTTTCCATATAATACAACGTCACCGGCCTTCTGCTTGACAGGAATGATATTCCCTGTTTGCTCTGCATATTTCCCGGGTCCAACTGCAACAACGGTCCCTTTTTGTGGTTTCTCTTTAGCAGAATCAGGAATAATAATACCACCAGCTGTTTTTGTTTCTGCAGCAGCAGGTTTTACGAGCACCCTGTCATCGTACAACTCGTAATGAGCATTTTTTTTAGCCATAAATGTATAGTTTGATTTTGTTTAAAAATAAGACAGCCGTTTTTTAACGGGTGGCAAAGGTACAGCCATTTTTGTACCAAATGAACTAATTGGCACTTATGTCAGTATTCCTTTCCTGCTGTCAGGTAGCGGGTAATTAAAGCAGACAATTTTTCACTTCCCAGGATCTTAATAAAAAGGGCCACCCATACTGGCGGCCCTGGCAAAAATGGCACTGGTTTAAGAACATTATTCCTTTAATACCCTGCCGGTATATTTCTTTCCATTGATCAGCGCCTCCAGGATGTAGATCCCCTTGCTTAATTTTCCTGCAGGTAACATGAACCGTACCTGCTGCTGCCCGGCATTGAATTTCTGTACCGCCATAAGCCGGCCCGACATATCAAGCAATCGCAATTCTCCGCCGGTATCGGGTACCCGTACAAACCGTACCGGATGTCATTCCTGAACGGGTTGCCCATTACCAGCATATCCTGCTGCAGGCCCGGTGGCTTAATGAGTACAATATTACTGAGCCTGGCCTGGCCGTCCATATCAACACTCCGCAGCCTGTAATAATTCTTTTCTGTCAAGGGCTCCCTGTCCAGGTAACTATACTGCCGCTGTTCCGAACTGTAGCCTGCTGCAGGCAGGGTGGCGATTTTCCTGAAACCGATCCCGTCCAATGATTTCTGCAGTTCAAACTGTTTGCTGTTTAATTCTGCAGAAGTGCTCCATTGCAATAAAGCATTTTTGCCCTGGAGTGTTCCTTTGAATTCTGTAAGCGTTATGGGTACTACACCTAAACTCAAAAAAGTTGACCACATAGCATAGCCATGCGTACCAACCAACAGTTTGCCGTCAGACGTACGTAAAGCCATACTGGTCACTACCGCATTCCCTATCTCGGAGGCCGCTTCCTGTGTCCAGCCCGGCGTACCGGGAAATGAACTTCCTGCCATGTATAGCCCAACGGAAGTGCCGACATAATATTCCGCCGGCAAATTGGGTGCAGCATGTATTATGGAACTTCTGAATGAAGGCAAAGTAAGGGTTCCTTCCACATTGGTCCAGGTTGGTACAGCAGCGTTGGCATTGCCCGTCCACCATACATTTCCTGTAATACTATAATTTGATAACGTAACCAGAACCGTATCATCATTACGCGGATTCACAGCAATACTACTGATATTACCTGCCGGGAATGATCC from Chitinophagaceae bacterium encodes the following:
- a CDS encoding T9SS type A sorting domain-containing protein — protein: MSGRLMAVQKFNAGQQQVRFMLPAGKLSKGIYILEALINGKKYTGRVLKE
- a CDS encoding co-chaperone GroES; the protein is MAKKNAHYELYDDRVLVKPAAAETKTAGGIIIPDSAKEKPQKGTVVAVGPGKYAEQTGNIIPVKQKAGDVVLYGKYAGTEITLEGEDLLMMRSSDILMKVG